Proteins from a genomic interval of Paenibacillus sp. FSL R5-0623:
- the spoVM gene encoding stage V sporulation protein SpoVM — protein MKFYTFKLPKFLGGFVKAILNTFQKN, from the coding sequence ATGAAATTTTACACATTCAAACTGCCGAAGTTTTTGGGAGGGTTTGTAAAGGCGATACTTAATACGTTTCAAAAGAACTGA
- the rpe gene encoding ribulose-phosphate 3-epimerase has protein sequence MIKIAPSILSADFARLGAEVAEAQAAGGDWIHVDVMDGHFVPNITLGPAIVKAIAPHTSLPLDVHLMIENPERYVEEFAKAGAAVITVHAEACVHLHRVIHLIKEQGVKAGVALNPGTPASAILEVLDDVDMVLVMTVNPGFGGQAFISGTMNKIKQIRTWLNEKGRHDVHIEVDGGIAADTAPLVVEAGADVLVAGSAVFGREDRAAAITEIRRSYGG, from the coding sequence ATGATTAAAATTGCCCCATCGATATTATCAGCTGATTTTGCCCGCCTTGGTGCGGAAGTTGCAGAAGCCCAAGCTGCAGGAGGAGACTGGATTCATGTTGACGTTATGGACGGTCATTTCGTCCCTAATATTACACTTGGACCTGCTATTGTGAAGGCAATTGCTCCACATACAAGCTTGCCGCTCGATGTGCATTTGATGATTGAGAATCCGGAGCGTTATGTTGAGGAATTTGCCAAAGCGGGTGCAGCGGTAATTACTGTTCATGCTGAGGCTTGTGTGCATTTGCACCGCGTTATTCATCTCATTAAGGAGCAAGGAGTGAAGGCAGGAGTTGCCCTTAATCCAGGAACGCCAGCGTCTGCCATTCTCGAAGTTCTGGATGATGTGGACATGGTTCTTGTTATGACGGTCAATCCTGGCTTTGGCGGACAGGCATTTATCTCGGGTACCATGAACAAAATCAAGCAGATTCGTACCTGGTTGAACGAAAAGGGACGCCATGATGTACATATCGAAGTAGATGGCGGGATTGCTGCCGATACAGCCCCGCTTGTAGTGGAGGCTGGAGCAGATGTGCTCGTTGCCGGGAGTGCCGTATTTGGACGTGAGGATCGCGCTGCAGCGATTACTGAAATTCGCCGTAGCTACGGAGGCTGA
- the rsgA gene encoding ribosome small subunit-dependent GTPase A yields the protein MPEGIIVKALSGYYYVMPVEDNGVPSVEGSAVQCRARGIFRKRGTSPLVGDRVSYMLTENGEGTVDEIRKRETELIRPPVANVSLAVLVFSVKEPDMNLNLLDKFLVHIEQAGLDALIVLTKLDLADPSKDTVAEVKALYEQVGYEVISTSSRTGEGSELLRDRLAGKISVFSGQSGVGKSSMLNALMPGLTLETNAISMRLGRGKHTTRHVELIPLDNGGFVADTPGFSQLDFLEIGVEELSTCFREFAQFADQCKFRGCTHTHEPGCRVLAAKEEGLISESRYHHYVLFLTEMKDKKRRY from the coding sequence ATGCCAGAAGGTATCATCGTTAAAGCGCTAAGCGGTTACTATTATGTCATGCCAGTGGAAGACAACGGGGTTCCTTCGGTTGAAGGTTCCGCCGTTCAATGTCGAGCCAGAGGTATCTTCAGAAAGCGGGGAACGTCACCGCTTGTAGGTGATCGCGTCAGCTACATGTTGACTGAGAACGGAGAAGGAACGGTTGATGAAATTCGGAAGCGTGAGACGGAACTTATCCGTCCTCCTGTAGCGAATGTAAGTTTGGCTGTTCTCGTGTTCTCTGTGAAGGAACCGGATATGAACCTGAACCTGTTGGACAAGTTCCTTGTTCACATCGAGCAGGCGGGGCTGGATGCACTCATTGTTTTGACCAAACTGGATTTGGCTGATCCATCCAAAGACACTGTTGCTGAAGTGAAAGCATTGTATGAACAGGTTGGTTATGAAGTGATTTCCACAAGTTCACGTACCGGTGAAGGAAGTGAATTGCTCAGAGATCGTCTGGCTGGTAAGATCAGCGTATTCTCCGGACAATCCGGTGTAGGCAAGTCTTCGATGTTAAATGCATTGATGCCGGGCCTGACGCTGGAGACAAATGCAATCAGCATGCGTCTGGGGCGAGGGAAACACACCACCAGGCACGTGGAGCTTATTCCGTTGGATAATGGTGGATTTGTTGCGGATACGCCAGGATTCAGCCAACTGGACTTTCTGGAGATCGGTGTGGAGGAACTCTCCACTTGTTTCCGGGAATTCGCCCAGTTTGCAGATCAGTGCAAATTCCGAGGTTGTACCCATACACATGAACCAGGCTGTCGTGTGCTTGCGGCCAAAGAGGAAGGTCTGATCTCCGAAAGCCGATATCACCACTATGTGCTGTTCCTGACCGAAATGAAAGATAAGAAGCGGAGGTATTAA
- the pknB gene encoding Stk1 family PASTA domain-containing Ser/Thr kinase, with amino-acid sequence MIGHQLGGRYEVIERVGGGGMALVYKAQDLLLNRNVAIKVLRQQFVHDEEFIRRFRREAQSAASLSHPNVVSIYDVGQEDDVHYIVMEYVEGKNLNEIIKERAPLQVDESVRIASQIADALDHAHHNQIIHRDIKPHNILIGRNGRVKVTDFGIARAVTSTTITQTGSVVGSVHYFSPEHAKGIVTGEKSDLYSLGIVLYQMLTGQLPFLGESPISVALKHLQEEFDEPRKFNPLIPQSVENVILKSMRKNPQERYQSAKEMQTDLETCLMPERRNETKIDFPDEDDIDQTRVMPAIKPEPRGVTSTGAVPVMESDEETGKGKAKSKSWKKPALLISLTVLILIAMVGVVWYVKGMLVVPEVTVPNVITQTEEKAREMLEEKGLVVSDEVIRLYQEGVEPGIVYEQSRKEGDVVKEGSEVQISVGAKKELVKMIDVKQETYDEAVKKLTALGIKEDQIQRKDDFSNDVASGSVISQTPGVNEEFDPAIVQIELIVSKGTETVKMPDLKDLTRSEAEEKLKSAGLVLAQVQEEPSYTMEKGKVTQQWPVEAGTEVNPGDKITIFISTGYPPEALQYPFDINVSPKEEGKNSKIRITYEDARGKNQEWGTRTVNSTQTLTIPLVLAPNENGAVSVYRDGQFLDTYLVSYSEAKNGTVNVPSIDPEQSTETPPENEPDPGEGSVDEGSVDPNQEGEPESTPADGEGDSVDEDTSAMNNGKGHGKEKEKKKEVINASSRP; translated from the coding sequence ATGATTGGGCACCAGCTAGGCGGACGCTATGAAGTGATTGAGCGTGTCGGCGGTGGCGGCATGGCTCTTGTGTACAAAGCCCAGGATCTTCTGCTGAACCGGAATGTAGCGATCAAAGTCCTTAGACAACAGTTTGTGCATGACGAAGAGTTTATTCGCCGTTTCCGCAGGGAAGCACAGTCGGCAGCATCGCTGTCTCATCCGAATGTAGTTAGCATTTATGACGTGGGGCAGGAAGATGACGTTCATTATATTGTTATGGAGTACGTGGAAGGCAAAAACCTGAATGAAATTATCAAAGAACGTGCCCCTCTGCAGGTGGACGAATCGGTGCGAATCGCTTCCCAGATTGCAGATGCTCTTGATCATGCACATCATAATCAAATCATTCATCGGGATATCAAACCCCACAATATATTAATTGGCCGGAATGGCCGTGTGAAAGTAACGGATTTCGGGATTGCCCGTGCCGTTACATCAACAACGATTACACAGACGGGTTCTGTAGTTGGTTCTGTACATTACTTCTCACCGGAGCATGCTAAAGGCATCGTTACTGGTGAAAAATCGGACTTATATTCTCTTGGGATCGTACTTTACCAAATGCTTACCGGGCAACTTCCGTTTCTGGGTGAAAGTCCAATCAGTGTGGCATTGAAGCATTTGCAGGAAGAGTTTGATGAACCACGCAAATTCAATCCATTGATTCCACAAAGTGTGGAAAATGTCATCTTAAAATCCATGCGTAAAAATCCGCAGGAACGTTATCAGTCGGCCAAAGAAATGCAGACCGATCTGGAAACTTGCCTGATGCCGGAGAGACGTAATGAAACGAAGATTGATTTTCCGGATGAGGACGATATAGACCAGACTCGCGTTATGCCAGCGATCAAGCCTGAACCTCGTGGAGTTACATCGACGGGTGCAGTGCCTGTGATGGAGTCTGATGAAGAAACTGGCAAGGGTAAGGCAAAATCCAAGAGCTGGAAGAAGCCAGCTCTACTCATTTCATTAACCGTGCTTATTCTAATCGCCATGGTGGGCGTTGTATGGTATGTCAAAGGTATGCTGGTTGTACCTGAAGTAACCGTCCCTAACGTGATCACCCAGACAGAAGAAAAGGCTCGGGAAATGCTTGAGGAGAAAGGACTCGTCGTCAGTGATGAGGTCATCCGTCTGTACCAGGAAGGCGTCGAACCCGGTATCGTCTATGAACAGAGCAGAAAAGAAGGCGATGTTGTCAAAGAAGGCTCCGAGGTCCAGATCAGTGTTGGTGCAAAAAAAGAACTGGTGAAGATGATTGATGTCAAACAAGAGACTTATGATGAGGCTGTCAAGAAATTGACTGCGCTTGGCATTAAGGAAGATCAGATTCAGCGGAAAGATGACTTCTCCAATGATGTGGCTTCAGGTTCTGTTATTTCCCAGACGCCGGGTGTGAATGAGGAATTTGATCCTGCTATAGTTCAGATTGAGTTAATCGTAAGTAAAGGTACTGAGACGGTCAAAATGCCTGACCTGAAAGACCTTACCCGCAGTGAAGCCGAAGAAAAACTGAAATCTGCTGGACTTGTGCTTGCTCAGGTGCAGGAAGAACCAAGTTATACGATGGAAAAGGGCAAAGTGACGCAGCAATGGCCTGTGGAAGCGGGCACAGAGGTGAATCCTGGTGATAAGATTACGATCTTTATTAGTACAGGGTATCCACCTGAAGCGCTGCAATATCCTTTTGATATTAATGTATCACCCAAAGAAGAGGGCAAAAACAGTAAAATCCGTATCACATATGAAGACGCACGTGGCAAGAATCAGGAATGGGGAACACGCACCGTGAACTCAACCCAGACCTTGACCATTCCACTTGTGCTCGCTCCAAATGAAAATGGGGCTGTGTCCGTATATCGTGATGGACAGTTCCTGGATACGTATCTTGTCTCCTACAGTGAAGCCAAAAACGGAACAGTAAACGTACCTTCCATTGACCCGGAACAAAGCACCGAGACGCCGCCAGAAAATGAGCCTGATCCAGGTGAAGGTAGCGTTGATGAGGGAAGTGTTGATCCCAATCAGGAAGGTGAACCAGAGTCCACACCGGCAGACGGTGAAGGTGACAGTGTAGATGAGGACACTTCTGCCATGAATAATGGTAAGGGGCACGGCAAGGAAAAAGAGAAGAAAAAGGAAGTCATTAACGCATCAAGCCGTCCATAA
- a CDS encoding Stp1/IreP family PP2C-type Ser/Thr phosphatase codes for MIKTVHVSHIGRVRSVNEDSAWIRNLDTGYILGIVADGMGGHLAGDTASRLAVETLVKDLGTLEPGLSHASLSAALSDAILHANEVIFRTASTDDKYHNMGTTVVAALLNDTEGVIGHIGDSRAYKIANKAVIQLTEDHTLVNELFKNGQISKEDVSHHPRRNVLTRALGTDAEVKVDLDTVKLEEGEVLLLCSDGLSNLVSNEQIIQVAGNLELALEDRADRLLQLALLAGGDDNITLALFELQREGSVDTETGCES; via the coding sequence TTGATCAAAACAGTTCATGTGAGCCATATCGGACGAGTGCGTTCGGTGAATGAAGATTCAGCCTGGATTCGTAATCTCGATACAGGATATATTCTGGGTATTGTTGCCGATGGCATGGGTGGACATCTTGCAGGGGATACGGCAAGCCGCTTGGCAGTAGAGACGTTGGTGAAAGATCTGGGAACACTGGAACCAGGTCTGTCACATGCGTCTCTGTCTGCGGCTCTCAGCGATGCTATTTTGCATGCCAACGAAGTTATCTTCCGCACGGCATCCACAGATGACAAGTATCACAACATGGGAACAACGGTGGTTGCGGCTTTATTGAACGATACGGAGGGTGTTATTGGACACATCGGTGATAGCAGAGCCTACAAAATTGCGAACAAAGCTGTGATCCAGCTAACTGAGGACCATACACTGGTGAATGAATTGTTCAAGAATGGTCAGATCAGCAAAGAGGATGTGTCCCATCATCCACGTCGCAACGTGCTAACTCGTGCGCTTGGAACAGATGCCGAGGTGAAGGTAGACCTGGATACCGTCAAGCTGGAGGAAGGCGAAGTTCTTCTCCTGTGCAGTGATGGTCTCAGTAACCTGGTCAGCAATGAGCAGATTATTCAGGTTGCTGGCAATCTGGAACTGGCATTGGAAGATCGAGCGGACCGACTGCTTCAGTTGGCTTTACTTGCTGGGGGAGACGACAATATCACGCTTGCTTTGTTCGAGTTGCAGAGGGAAGGTTCCGTGGATACGGAAACGGGGTGTGAGTCATGA
- the rlmN gene encoding 23S rRNA (adenine(2503)-C(2))-methyltransferase RlmN — protein MKPFIYDYSLEQLQQWAVENGEPAFRGGQIFDWIYVKRVNDFSEMTNLSKPLREKLTEQFEFVTLKEITKFESKDGTVKFLFGLHDDHAIETVIMKHNYGNSICVTTQVGCRIGCTFCASTLGGLKRNLTAGEIVAQVVQAQKILDERGERVSSIVIMGSGEPFENYEATMTFLRIMIHEKGLNIGQRHITVSTSGIVPNIYKFADEDTQINLAISIHAPNDALRSKLMPVNRRFPFEDVMESLRYYLAKTGRRITFEYALIGGVNDQPEHAAELASVLKNMLCHVNLIPVNHVPERKYVRTSRSDIFNFQKILSEQGVNVTIRREQGHDIAAACGQLRAKHMELR, from the coding sequence ATGAAACCTTTTATATATGATTATTCTCTGGAACAACTGCAGCAATGGGCTGTTGAGAATGGGGAGCCGGCGTTTCGCGGTGGCCAAATCTTTGACTGGATTTATGTAAAACGCGTGAATGATTTCAGTGAAATGACCAATCTGTCCAAGCCATTGCGTGAAAAACTGACAGAGCAATTTGAATTCGTAACGCTTAAGGAAATTACCAAGTTTGAATCCAAGGATGGAACGGTTAAATTCCTCTTTGGCCTTCATGATGATCATGCCATTGAGACGGTAATCATGAAGCATAACTACGGGAACAGCATCTGTGTAACCACACAGGTTGGTTGTCGTATTGGTTGTACGTTCTGTGCATCCACTTTGGGTGGACTCAAGCGTAACCTTACGGCTGGGGAGATTGTTGCCCAGGTTGTTCAGGCTCAGAAAATTTTGGATGAACGCGGCGAGCGTGTCAGCAGCATTGTAATCATGGGTTCAGGTGAACCTTTCGAAAACTATGAAGCTACGATGACTTTCCTGCGCATTATGATTCATGAAAAAGGGCTGAACATCGGTCAGCGTCACATCACGGTATCCACGAGTGGAATCGTTCCAAACATCTACAAGTTTGCGGATGAAGATACACAGATTAACCTCGCGATTTCGATCCATGCACCAAATGATGCACTTCGTTCGAAATTGATGCCGGTTAACCGTCGTTTTCCTTTTGAAGACGTGATGGAGTCCCTTCGTTATTATCTGGCCAAAACAGGTCGGAGAATTACGTTCGAGTATGCACTTATTGGTGGGGTAAACGACCAGCCAGAGCATGCAGCTGAACTGGCAAGTGTGCTTAAGAACATGTTGTGCCACGTGAATTTGATTCCGGTTAACCATGTACCTGAACGCAAATACGTAAGAACATCGAGAAGTGACATTTTCAATTTTCAGAAGATACTCTCGGAACAGGGTGTTAATGTAACCATTCGTCGTGAACAGGGACATGATATTGCTGCCGCTTGCGGTCAGCTTCGTGCAAAGCATATGGAGTTGAGGTGA
- the rsmB gene encoding 16S rRNA (cytosine(967)-C(5))-methyltransferase RsmB, translating into MSGNIPGRSSGKGQKANGNSSGREGNRRSNSGKSGGASRSQQPKTSARTLAVKVLSAVEQDGAYSNLELNRRLKEADLSPADAGLATELVYGTIARLNTLDYFLERYVAKGVSKLQPWVRSLLRISVYQMIYLDRIPEHAVVSEAVNLAKKLGHQGISGMVNGVLRNMIRNRDELRIPEHLPVAERISLEHSHPLWMVERWIAQYGEETAEAICRANNEPPAVSVRVNTTMTTREKLMHEMTGTGAVVEASRLSSDGILVRSGGNMALTSWYRDGLFSVQDESSMLVAEAVAPEVDQLVLDCCAAPGGKTAHMAEKMQDRGRIVANDVHPHKRQLILDQAERLGLSCIDAVTGDALDLNERYPEASFDRILLDAPCSGLGVIRRKPDVKWTKTVEDIEDIAGLQRELLDHVAPLLKPGGILVYSTCTIEPAENEDMVSDFLNRHPEYRPVETSVWSESETVNLKVVNGSIQILPQYAHSDGFFIARLTKTAK; encoded by the coding sequence ATGAGCGGTAACATACCAGGTCGTTCGTCAGGAAAAGGCCAGAAAGCTAATGGAAATTCATCCGGACGTGAAGGAAACCGTCGTTCGAATTCGGGTAAATCGGGTGGTGCATCGCGCTCCCAGCAACCCAAAACATCTGCTCGTACATTGGCAGTCAAGGTTCTGAGTGCTGTTGAGCAAGATGGAGCATACAGTAATCTGGAGTTGAACCGCCGTCTGAAAGAGGCGGATTTAAGCCCCGCAGATGCTGGACTAGCTACCGAATTGGTGTATGGAACAATCGCCAGATTGAATACACTTGATTATTTTCTGGAACGTTACGTCGCCAAAGGAGTATCCAAACTGCAACCATGGGTTCGTAGCCTGCTGCGAATCAGCGTATATCAGATGATATACCTGGATCGTATTCCGGAGCATGCCGTGGTGAGCGAAGCGGTTAATCTGGCGAAGAAACTGGGCCATCAGGGAATCTCGGGTATGGTGAATGGAGTGCTCCGCAATATGATCCGCAATCGGGATGAACTTCGTATTCCAGAACATCTGCCTGTTGCCGAACGTATTTCACTGGAGCATTCCCACCCGTTATGGATGGTTGAACGCTGGATTGCCCAGTACGGCGAAGAGACGGCGGAAGCGATCTGTCGTGCGAATAATGAGCCGCCAGCGGTGAGTGTCCGGGTCAACACCACAATGACCACACGGGAGAAACTGATGCATGAGATGACCGGTACAGGTGCAGTCGTTGAAGCTTCTCGCCTGAGTTCCGATGGTATTCTTGTACGTAGTGGCGGAAATATGGCTCTAACGTCCTGGTATCGGGACGGGTTGTTCTCTGTACAGGACGAAAGTTCCATGCTTGTCGCTGAAGCAGTTGCGCCAGAAGTAGACCAACTTGTATTGGATTGCTGCGCAGCTCCAGGTGGTAAAACAGCTCACATGGCGGAGAAAATGCAGGATCGCGGTCGTATTGTCGCGAATGATGTACATCCTCACAAGCGCCAGCTGATCCTGGATCAAGCGGAGCGTCTCGGTCTGAGTTGCATCGATGCTGTAACTGGAGATGCGCTAGATCTGAACGAGCGGTATCCGGAAGCGTCGTTTGACCGCATTTTGCTGGATGCACCATGTTCAGGTCTGGGTGTTATTCGCCGCAAACCAGATGTGAAATGGACCAAAACCGTAGAAGATATCGAAGATATCGCAGGCTTGCAGCGTGAATTGCTTGATCATGTCGCGCCGTTGTTAAAACCAGGTGGTATTCTGGTGTATAGCACGTGTACCATTGAGCCTGCTGAGAATGAGGATATGGTTTCAGATTTCTTGAATCGACATCCGGAATATCGTCCTGTGGAAACGTCCGTTTGGTCCGAATCGGAGACAGTGAACTTGAAGGTTGTGAACGGAAGCATTCAGATTTTGCCACAATACGCTCACAGCGACGGATTTTTCATCGCACGGTTGACAAAAACAGCGAAATAA
- the fmt gene encoding methionyl-tRNA formyltransferase — translation MNIVFMGTPEFAVPSLDMLIAEGYNVVGVVTQPDKPQGRKKVLTPTPVKAAAERHGLPVFQPVKLRDPEAVARLAEWKPDLIVTAAFGQILPKAVLDMPVRGCVNVHGSLLPKYRGGAPIQRSIINGESVTGVTLMYMAEGLDTGDMISRVELPITDEDTSGSMFDKLSEAGSKLLQAEMPRLIAGETTAVPQDDAEASYARNLTRDDEKMDWSRTSRELFNQIRGLVPFSGAFTMWDDQVFKVWAAANPDQVDLETSSDAGQAEPGTVLQLNKAGIEVRTGNGSLWLIEVQPAGKKVMQAADFARGGTLKTGTVLR, via the coding sequence TTGAATATTGTTTTTATGGGAACACCTGAATTTGCAGTGCCTTCTCTCGATATGCTGATTGCAGAGGGATACAATGTGGTGGGTGTGGTGACTCAGCCTGATAAACCACAAGGACGCAAAAAAGTACTTACGCCAACACCGGTTAAGGCCGCGGCAGAACGCCACGGTCTGCCGGTGTTTCAACCTGTTAAATTGCGTGATCCGGAAGCCGTAGCTCGCTTGGCTGAATGGAAGCCGGATCTGATCGTAACCGCGGCCTTTGGACAGATTCTGCCCAAAGCCGTGCTGGATATGCCTGTTCGTGGTTGTGTGAACGTGCATGGCTCTCTTTTGCCGAAATATCGCGGAGGAGCCCCGATCCAACGTTCCATTATTAACGGGGAATCCGTGACAGGAGTCACATTGATGTATATGGCTGAAGGCCTGGATACTGGAGATATGATCTCGCGTGTGGAACTGCCAATTACGGATGAAGATACATCAGGATCGATGTTTGATAAATTAAGTGAGGCTGGTTCCAAACTGCTTCAGGCAGAAATGCCACGATTGATTGCAGGCGAGACAACGGCGGTCCCTCAGGATGATGCCGAGGCTTCGTATGCTCGCAATCTGACTCGGGATGACGAGAAAATGGACTGGAGTCGTACTTCACGCGAACTGTTCAATCAGATTCGTGGTCTTGTGCCGTTCTCTGGTGCATTTACGATGTGGGATGATCAGGTCTTTAAAGTCTGGGCTGCGGCTAATCCCGATCAGGTGGACCTGGAAACTTCTTCGGATGCTGGACAAGCAGAGCCGGGAACGGTGCTGCAATTGAACAAGGCAGGGATTGAAGTCCGCACAGGCAATGGGTCTCTGTGGTTGATTGAAGTGCAGCCTGCAGGCAAAAAGGTGATGCAGGCCGCTGACTTTGCTCGCGGTGGTACACTGAAAACTGGAACGGTGCTGCGATGA
- the def gene encoding peptide deformylase, whose amino-acid sequence MSIRIIVQEPDEVLHKRAKEVTKITPNVQKLLDDMADTMYDAEGVGLAAPQVGILKRLIVIDAGDEQGLIKMINPEIIASEGEQFGPEGCLSIPGINGDVRRFETVTVKGLDREGKELIITGSGLLSRAFQHEIDHLDGVLFTDVAEKVYEIAADQTGPRRN is encoded by the coding sequence ATGTCGATTCGCATTATCGTGCAAGAACCAGATGAGGTGCTCCACAAGAGAGCCAAAGAAGTAACCAAAATTACACCAAATGTACAAAAATTGCTGGATGATATGGCTGATACCATGTACGATGCGGAAGGTGTGGGTCTTGCTGCGCCGCAGGTTGGTATTCTCAAACGTCTGATTGTTATCGACGCAGGTGATGAGCAAGGGCTGATCAAGATGATTAACCCGGAGATCATAGCAAGTGAGGGAGAACAATTTGGACCGGAAGGTTGTCTGAGTATCCCTGGAATTAATGGTGATGTTCGCCGTTTCGAGACCGTTACGGTTAAAGGTCTGGATCGTGAAGGCAAAGAGCTTATTATTACGGGTAGTGGCTTGCTGTCCCGTGCATTCCAGCATGAGATCGATCATCTGGATGGCGTACTCTTTACGGATGTCGCCGAGAAAGTGTACGAAATTGCAGCCGATCAAACGGGACCGCGTCGTAATTAA